The following are encoded together in the Acidaminococcales bacterium genome:
- a CDS encoding Rne/Rng family ribonuclease, which translates to MNRILISVTPGEVSMALVADGILQEYVLERNNEQRIVGNIFKGRVKNILKGIQAAFIDIGYSRNVFFYNGDKLDLSEGQSIIVQIVKDAMGSKGPRAVTRPALAGRYVVFLPGANYLGISKNIADPAERARLREIAVAGRPKKAGLIVRTVAAGRDAEAIQKDIRYLEGLWNSIEARSQRAKSPALLHREADLPVRAVRDYLNDGIDEIVVDDKETWQIISDLVSFSYSDYKGRIVNYRQAEPIYSHYRLDAAIDGLNARRVGLGCGGYLVFDYTEALTVIDVNTGSYKGETNLEETAFFTNLQAGKEIARQIRLRDIGGIIVIDFIDMANEGNRDKTLKNLNDALSGDRMKPRVLGITALGLVEMTRKKSRQNTAAALFAECPVCGGSGYVKSPETVAVAVRRKLAGTTGSRPLILQAHPLVAEWFTNCELQRLPRGLKIKVQAVENMHPETFAILTV; encoded by the coding sequence ATGAATCGTATCCTGATCAGCGTAACGCCCGGAGAAGTCAGCATGGCACTCGTCGCGGACGGCATATTGCAGGAATATGTACTGGAACGCAACAATGAACAGCGCATTGTCGGCAATATTTTCAAAGGGCGGGTAAAAAACATTCTGAAAGGCATACAAGCGGCCTTTATTGACATAGGGTACAGCCGCAACGTATTTTTTTATAACGGCGACAAATTGGACTTGAGCGAAGGGCAAAGCATTATTGTGCAGATTGTCAAAGACGCCATGGGCTCCAAAGGGCCGCGGGCGGTAACGAGGCCGGCGCTGGCCGGGCGCTACGTAGTGTTTTTGCCTGGCGCCAATTATCTGGGAATATCGAAAAACATCGCCGACCCCGCCGAAAGGGCGCGGCTTAGGGAGATAGCCGTCGCGGGGCGGCCGAAAAAGGCCGGCCTGATCGTGCGGACGGTGGCGGCCGGGCGCGACGCGGAAGCGATCCAAAAAGATATCCGCTATCTGGAGGGATTGTGGAATTCCATCGAGGCGCGATCGCAAAGGGCCAAGTCGCCGGCGCTCCTGCACCGGGAAGCCGATTTGCCCGTGCGGGCGGTAAGGGACTATCTTAATGACGGCATAGATGAAATTGTGGTGGACGATAAAGAAACTTGGCAAATCATCTCGGATCTGGTGTCTTTCAGCTATTCCGACTATAAAGGGCGGATCGTCAACTATCGGCAGGCGGAGCCCATTTACAGCCATTACCGCCTGGACGCGGCCATCGACGGCCTCAACGCGCGCCGGGTCGGCTTAGGATGCGGCGGCTACTTAGTGTTTGATTACACCGAGGCCCTGACGGTGATCGACGTGAACACCGGCAGCTACAAAGGGGAAACCAACCTTGAAGAAACGGCCTTTTTCACCAACCTGCAAGCGGGGAAGGAAATCGCCCGCCAAATCAGGCTGCGCGACATCGGCGGCATAATTGTCATTGATTTTATTGATATGGCAAACGAGGGAAACCGGGACAAAACATTGAAAAACTTAAACGACGCTCTGTCAGGCGACCGCATGAAGCCGCGCGTGTTAGGCATAACGGCGCTGGGGCTGGTGGAGATGACCAGGAAAAAATCCCGCCAGAACACCGCCGCCGCCCTTTTTGCCGAGTGCCCGGTCTGCGGCGGGAGCGGCTATGTAAAATCGCCCGAAACGGTGGCGGTAGCGGTTCGGCGCAAATTGGCCGGCACAACCGGTTCCCGCCCCCTGATTTTGCAAGCGCACCCATTGGTCGCCGAATGGTTCACCAATTGCGAGCTGCAACGGCTGCCGCGCGGCCTGAAGATCAAAGTGCAGGCGGTGGAAAACATGCATCCGGAAACATTTGCGATACTCACCGTTTGA
- a CDS encoding TIGR03936 family radical SAM-associated protein: protein MKLRLKITKEGGLRFISHLEYTRTLERAVRRAKLPAAWTEGFNPHMKLSLASALGLGIESLCEYAELELAAPIDAAAAAAALSAKLPQGIRALAADVVEKAPKLAALLSMASYAADMPEGAPAGLINSAAAGYNEAAEFFYDKKTAPGKPARRLDLKKHTLSVACENLPGRTRLCFDCLIAASGSLRANDLIDALNSRFQLNLDIFAVRITRTGLYKEGRKPLIGEG, encoded by the coding sequence ATGAAACTGCGCCTGAAAATCACCAAAGAAGGCGGATTGCGGTTCATATCGCATTTGGAATATACGCGGACGCTCGAGCGCGCCGTGCGCCGGGCGAAGCTGCCGGCGGCGTGGACGGAAGGCTTCAACCCGCACATGAAATTGTCGCTGGCGTCGGCGCTCGGGCTGGGCATAGAGAGCCTATGCGAATACGCGGAATTGGAACTGGCCGCGCCGATAGACGCGGCGGCGGCCGCCGCCGCGCTTAGCGCCAAGCTGCCGCAGGGGATCAGGGCGCTGGCCGCCGACGTCGTGGAGAAAGCGCCAAAACTGGCCGCCCTTTTGTCTATGGCATCCTATGCGGCGGATATGCCGGAAGGCGCCCCGGCCGGATTGATAAACAGCGCGGCGGCAGGGTACAACGAGGCGGCGGAATTTTTCTACGACAAAAAAACGGCCCCGGGCAAACCGGCGCGCCGGCTTGACCTGAAAAAACATACCCTTTCCGTGGCTTGTGAAAATTTGCCCGGCCGGACGCGCCTTTGTTTCGACTGCCTGATTGCCGCTTCGGGGTCGCTCAGGGCCAACGACCTCATTGATGCCTTAAACAGCCGGTTCCAACTGAACTTGGACATTTTCGCGGTGCGCATTACCAGAACCGGCCTTTACAAAGAAGGCCGAAAACCCTTGATTGGAGAAGGTTGA
- a CDS encoding TIGR03960 family B12-binding radical SAM protein, with protein MINNEDLLARVEKPGRYAGGELNAIIKGRDGIKVSFALAFPDVYEVGMSYPGFKILYHVLNGLPFVQAERVYAPWTDMEALMRSKGRRLAALETGRELSAFDLVGFTLQYELTYSNIVNMLDLGAVAVLAAARGEKEPFVVGGGPCVFNPEPLADFFDFFIVGDGEELIVETAAACRDWKEAGRPGGRRGFLEVLARLPGIYVPCFYQAEYTGDGRFKQLTAQNPAAPPYIKKRAVKNLDAAGYPTAPVVPFNEIIHDRIALEVFRGCTRGCRFCHAGMVYRPLRERSVAQLKRLARGLVDSTGYNEISLISLSTADYSCLAELLADLSLDFARERVSVSLPSLRLDSFSIEVAQKVSGVRKSGLTFAPEAGTQRLRDVINKGVSEENVLAATSAAFAAGWSSLKLYFMIGLPTETFADLKGIADLAFKVIDAGRRRSGRRDVKATVSVSPFVPKPWTPFQWAEQDSVERTKEKQLYLKSLLCNSRALAYQYHDPQAGALEGLFARGDRRLGRVIVSAWRKGARFDGWSEHFDYGRWRDALSEHAPAAPWRRAFGEGEPLPWDHVRPGVAPEYLLREWKKALKGETTPDCRQGCAGCGVCPALGVGKTMAAR; from the coding sequence ATGATCAACAACGAAGACCTTTTGGCGCGGGTGGAAAAGCCGGGGCGCTATGCGGGCGGCGAACTGAACGCGATCATAAAAGGCCGGGACGGGATAAAAGTGTCTTTCGCCCTGGCGTTTCCTGATGTTTATGAAGTAGGCATGAGCTACCCTGGCTTTAAAATACTTTATCACGTCTTGAATGGCTTGCCGTTTGTACAGGCGGAACGCGTTTACGCGCCCTGGACGGACATGGAGGCCCTAATGCGTTCCAAAGGGCGGCGGCTGGCCGCGCTGGAGACGGGGCGGGAGCTTTCGGCTTTTGACTTGGTGGGGTTTACCCTGCAATACGAACTTACCTACAGCAACATTGTCAATATGCTCGACTTGGGCGCAGTCGCGGTCCTGGCCGCGGCGCGCGGCGAAAAGGAGCCCTTTGTGGTCGGCGGCGGGCCGTGCGTCTTTAATCCCGAACCGCTGGCGGATTTTTTTGACTTTTTTATCGTCGGCGACGGCGAGGAATTGATCGTCGAAACCGCCGCCGCCTGCCGCGACTGGAAAGAAGCCGGGCGGCCGGGCGGCCGGCGGGGATTTTTGGAAGTCTTGGCCCGTCTGCCCGGCATATACGTCCCCTGTTTTTACCAAGCCGAATATACAGGCGACGGGCGGTTCAAGCAATTGACCGCGCAAAATCCGGCCGCGCCCCCCTATATAAAAAAACGCGCCGTGAAAAACCTTGACGCGGCGGGCTACCCTACGGCACCGGTAGTGCCTTTTAACGAAATTATCCACGACCGCATAGCATTGGAAGTGTTTCGCGGCTGCACGCGCGGCTGCCGCTTCTGTCACGCCGGCATGGTTTACCGGCCTTTGCGCGAGCGCAGCGTGGCGCAGCTGAAACGATTGGCGCGCGGCTTGGTTGACAGTACGGGCTACAACGAAATCTCGCTGATTTCGCTCAGTACGGCCGACTACTCCTGCCTGGCGGAATTGCTGGCCGATTTGTCGCTTGATTTTGCGCGCGAAAGGGTAAGCGTTTCCCTTCCTTCCCTGCGGCTCGACAGTTTTTCGATTGAAGTGGCCCAAAAAGTGAGCGGGGTACGCAAAAGCGGGCTGACCTTCGCGCCGGAAGCCGGCACGCAGCGCCTGCGCGACGTCATAAACAAAGGCGTGAGCGAAGAAAACGTGCTGGCGGCGACCTCCGCCGCTTTCGCCGCCGGCTGGTCGTCGCTCAAACTATATTTTATGATCGGGCTGCCGACGGAAACCTTTGCCGACCTTAAAGGCATAGCGGATCTGGCCTTTAAGGTAATTGACGCCGGGCGCCGCCGGTCAGGGCGGCGGGACGTCAAAGCGACGGTGAGCGTTTCGCCTTTTGTCCCCAAGCCCTGGACGCCCTTTCAGTGGGCGGAGCAAGACAGCGTGGAACGGACGAAGGAAAAGCAGCTTTATCTGAAATCTTTGCTATGCAACAGCCGCGCCCTTGCCTATCAATACCACGACCCTCAAGCCGGCGCGCTCGAAGGCCTGTTCGCGCGCGGCGACCGGCGGCTGGGCAGGGTTATTGTCTCCGCCTGGCGAAAAGGCGCGCGCTTCGACGGCTGGTCTGAGCACTTTGATTACGGCCGGTGGCGGGACGCCCTTTCCGAACACGCCCCGGCAGCGCCTTGGCGCCGCGCCTTTGGCGAAGGCGAGCCGCTGCCATGGGATCACGTGCGCCCGGGGGTCGCGCCGGAATACTTGCTTAGGGAATGGAAAAAGGCGCTGAAAGGCGAAACCACCCCCGACTGCCGCCAAGGCTGCGCCGGCTGCGGCGTCTGCCCCGCCCTTGGCGTTGGGAAAACGATGGCGGCGCGATGA
- the rodA gene encoding rod shape-determining protein RodA gives MSDNRLLRNLDFVLIAAVVSLNMISVAMIASATHVNSLHVGANEYVQKQALFFLLNLALAFFFLRFDYGQLEHLSVPLYIFNIFMLLAVLFAGHSALGAQRWLQIGPLSVQPSEFAKIITIVGLASILNRCKENLDGALDAVPAIGYVFLPFLLVLRQPDLGTSLVFLFITAVMLYIAGMPARFYGYLAGVMLALTPVFWHLLKDYQKQRILVFLNPERDPYNSGYHVIQSKIAIGSGMLTGKGLFAGTQSQLSFLPENHTDFIFAVIGEELGFAGVMVVLVLYGVIFYRGIKIAMEAKDDFGALLAMGIVSMLAFHIVVNIGMTVGIMPVTGIPLPFMSYGVSSLTVNMLCVSILLNINMRRRGLLF, from the coding sequence ATGTCTGACAACAGGTTGCTGCGCAATCTGGATTTTGTCCTCATTGCCGCGGTGGTGTCGCTCAATATGATAAGCGTGGCCATGATTGCCAGCGCAACGCATGTTAACAGCCTGCACGTTGGCGCAAACGAATATGTGCAAAAACAGGCCTTATTTTTTTTGTTGAACTTGGCTCTGGCGTTTTTCTTTTTGCGCTTTGACTACGGACAGCTTGAACATTTGAGCGTGCCTTTGTATATATTCAATATTTTTATGCTGCTGGCGGTCCTGTTCGCCGGGCATTCCGCCCTCGGGGCCCAGCGCTGGCTGCAGATAGGGCCGCTTAGCGTGCAGCCGAGCGAATTTGCCAAAATAATCACGATCGTCGGCCTGGCCAGCATCCTGAACCGCTGCAAGGAAAATTTGGACGGGGCGTTGGACGCGGTGCCGGCGATCGGCTACGTTTTCCTGCCTTTTTTGCTCGTGCTCAGGCAGCCGGATCTTGGCACTTCGCTGGTGTTTCTCTTCATTACCGCCGTTATGCTTTACATAGCCGGCATGCCGGCGCGCTTTTATGGTTACCTTGCCGGCGTCATGCTGGCGCTGACGCCAGTTTTCTGGCATCTGCTCAAAGACTACCAGAAACAGCGCATACTTGTTTTTCTCAATCCGGAAAGGGACCCTTACAATTCAGGGTATCATGTCATACAGTCCAAGATCGCCATCGGTTCCGGCATGCTTACCGGCAAGGGGCTGTTCGCGGGTACGCAGAGCCAGTTGAGTTTTCTGCCGGAAAACCATACGGATTTCATCTTCGCGGTAATCGGCGAAGAACTCGGCTTTGCCGGGGTTATGGTCGTGCTCGTGCTTTACGGCGTAATATTTTATCGGGGGATAAAGATCGCCATGGAAGCCAAAGATGACTTTGGGGCGCTTTTGGCCATGGGGATCGTGAGCATGCTGGCCTTTCACATAGTGGTAAACATCGGCATGACGGTGGGGATAATGCCGGTAACCGGCATCCCGCTGCCTTTCATGAGCTACGGCGTCAGCTCGCTCACGGTCAACATGCTGTGCGTAAGCATATTGCTCAATATAAACATGCGCCGCAGAGGGCTGCTTTTCTGA
- the minE gene encoding cell division topological specificity factor MinE, whose amino-acid sequence MGLLRVIQNVISAREKKKSKLIAKERLRQVLLRDRVDISPQFMRAVRYDVVAAVSRYMDIGEDEVQIQLYAGEHKVSLVADIPVLKIKHLARLQIDGNSKNGLV is encoded by the coding sequence GTGGGTCTTTTGAGAGTCATTCAAAATGTTATCAGCGCCCGGGAAAAGAAAAAATCAAAATTGATTGCCAAAGAGCGCCTGCGGCAAGTGCTTTTGCGCGACCGCGTAGACATATCGCCGCAATTTATGCGCGCGGTGCGCTATGATGTGGTGGCCGCCGTATCAAGGTACATGGACATCGGCGAGGACGAGGTGCAAATACAGCTTTACGCCGGCGAACACAAAGTGTCGCTGGTAGCCGATATCCCGGTGCTGAAAATAAAGCACTTGGCCAGGCTGCAAATTGACGGCAACAGCAAAAACGGATTGGTGTAA
- the minD gene encoding septum site-determining protein MinD, protein MGEVIVVTSGKGGVGKTTTTANIGTGFALLGKKVIMVDADIGLRNLDVVMGLENRIVYDLVDVVEGNCDLNMAIIRDKRFEKLHLLPAAQTKDKNAVTADQMGMLCRELMLDFDYVVVDCPAGIEQGFKNAIAGADRSVIVTTPEVSAVRDADRIIGLLEDMGKAGPLLVINRIRPQMIQKGDMMDIEDVVEILSISLLGIVPEDEYIVVSTNRGEPAVANPSSIAGRAYKNIALRLAGEEVPLMDIRFKETFLGRLKRLFGFS, encoded by the coding sequence ATGGGAGAGGTAATAGTCGTTACGTCGGGCAAGGGCGGCGTCGGCAAGACTACTACGACGGCAAACATTGGCACAGGGTTCGCGCTTTTGGGCAAAAAGGTGATCATGGTCGATGCCGACATCGGGCTCAGGAACCTGGACGTAGTGATGGGGCTGGAAAACAGGATAGTTTATGACTTGGTGGATGTCGTCGAAGGCAATTGCGACTTGAACATGGCGATCATCCGCGACAAAAGGTTTGAAAAACTGCATCTTCTGCCCGCCGCCCAAACCAAGGACAAAAACGCCGTAACCGCCGACCAGATGGGAATGCTTTGCCGTGAACTTATGCTTGATTTTGATTATGTCGTGGTTGATTGTCCGGCCGGCATAGAACAAGGGTTCAAAAACGCGATCGCCGGCGCGGACAGGTCCGTAATCGTAACCACGCCGGAAGTATCGGCGGTGCGCGACGCCGACCGCATAATCGGCCTTTTGGAAGACATGGGCAAAGCCGGCCCGCTTTTGGTGATCAACCGCATAAGGCCGCAGATGATCCAAAAAGGCGACATGATGGACATAGAGGATGTTGTCGAAATATTGTCCATAAGCCTTCTTGGCATTGTGCCCGAGGACGAATATATAGTGGTGTCCACGAACCGGGGAGAGCCGGCGGTAGCCAACCCGTCGTCGATAGCCGGCCGGGCGTACAAAAACATTGCGCTCCGGCTTGCCGGCGAAGAAGTGCCTTTGATGGACATAAGGTTCAAAGAGACCTTTTTGGGCAGGCTCAAGAGGCTATTCGGGTTTTCCTGA